Part of the Rhodohalobacter barkolensis genome, ATGGAGCAAAAAGATTTGGCAAAAATTTTAGGTTCGAAATCCCGAGCGAGCGAAATTCTATCTGGTAAGAGATCACTATCGCTACGTCAAATTAAAATCTTGTACAGAAAACTTGGTATACCGGCTGAAATTTTAATTCAGGAAGCAGAACCGGTTTCATAACAAAGTGCTTCCTACTGACAGTTTCGCGTTGATTGCTTGGCTTTTGAGTTGACTGCCCCACCGTACAAATGCAGGGTCTTTATTTGACTAAAGTGCCTCCAGTTAATTCGTGAATCTCTTCGTATAATTTCTCAAGTTCTTTGTCCCAGGGCTTTAAAACTCTAATTGAATGATTCCTGTGGACCGATTTAGTATTACAGAATTCAAAGTAACCCTTACACCAAAACATGAAGGAGATTCATATGAAAAGGTTCATACCCACATTACTGGCGCTACTGATTGTAACCCTTAGTGCCTGCACAGACGACGGTATGGTTGATGTTAAAAGTTCTTTCGGGGTGGAGGAAACAGGCGACAGATTAGAAGAAGTACTTAAAGACAAAGGAATGACCATATTTGACAGAGTTATGCATTCTGAGGCAGCAAAAGATGTAGGGGTAGAGTTGCGTGAAACGGAATTGATTATTTTTGGAAATCCCAAAGCAGGAAGCCCGCTTATGAAGTGTCAGCAAAGTGTTGCCCTTGATCTTCCCCAAAAAGCTTTGGTTTGGGAAGACAGTGAAGGGATCACATGGATATCCTATAACCATCCAAGGTATTTAGAAAAAAGACACAGTATATCCAATTGCGACGATGTACTTTCAAACATTGAGGAGGCCCTGGCCGCTATAGTAAATGAAGCAGCATCTGATTAAAAGTTAAAGTAGTGATAAATTTGCCGGTACAAATTTTCGTGTAATTTTCAGGTTCCTGTATGGGTTATACATAAACCGCAGACATCCGACACCGCAATATGTAACTATCCCAGAGCAGATCTTTCGGTAAATCCAAAAACCGTTCATCGCCCGGGCCTTATGTGAGACGTGCATCCTGAAGTTTAGGTCTTTGGTCAAATTTATATTTTAACTGTTATGATAAAAGCTCTGTTACTGACTCCATTTTTCTTACTCGTCTCAGCGGCTGCTGCATTAGCCTGCAGCTGTATGCCTCCACCGGATATCAATGAGCAGTTTATCCGCTCCGGTTTTACTGGTACTGTAAAAATCATCGAGACAGAAAACATCAACAATCATCAGTATAGTGTTCAAATTGAGCCCGTTTTATCTTTTAAAGGTGAGGCACCCTCGAAGTTGTTGCGGCCGGCAGAGCGGAGGGACCCGTTCACGGATCGATGTGCGAAATAAGCCTGAAGCCCGGCCAAGAGTGGCTGTTGTCTTTAACTGAAACAGAAGAGGGTGATTTTTTTATCAACACTTGCAGCTATGCCTCTCTCATTAAAACATCGGATGGAAATCTTGTAAGGGAGGAGATTAATAACCGCAGGGTCAGTCACCTGCAACAGTTGAAGAGACTGATTCCAAACCTGAAGAGACCATTTGTTATCGAAGAGAAAACCGGCAACCTCAATGAATTCTTATCCACTCAAAGCTTTACAAAAACGGAAGAAACCACTGCACACTACCTTATTCATTTCAACTCCAATTTGAAAATTCAAGAGATAGTTACACAATCGGGATTGGGTGAAAACTTTGATCAGAAACTGATTGATTATGTAAATTATGAGACTGAATGGGAAATACATACAAGGTTCAATCATGAGCCCGGAGAAACCGATCTCATCCGGTATCTGCTGAGCATCCATGTGGAAAACAATTCACCCCGAATTCTTAAACAGTTTTAGCTGCAGCTAACCAACGTGTCGTGAGTTAATTTGCCATTTCATTTCTTAAATCTTTTTTTTGGCACAATAGAGCCATTTTTTACCGGGGATTATTTATAATAAAAAGTTTTATTAGATTTTCTTAACTTTATTGCTCGTCTACCGAACCAAAAGTCCAAAGCCATGAGAGATTTAAACAGTTGGTATTGGGTTTGGAATCTTGAAAATCAAGAGATTACATGTAGTTCGCGTTTACTGGAACGGATTGGGGTTAACCCTTCCCGCGAATTGCCACCCCATGAGTTTTGGGAATTTTTGATTGATCCTGATAACCAGCCCTCATTTTTTTCAAAAATAGAAGAGCTTTTAGAAAATCCTGATTGTACTGCATTCCTTCAATATTGTGCATTCAAAAACGGGGAAAGCCCATCTCATCCAATAAAAGTTTCCGGGGAGTTATTGAACGGCCAAATCATATCCGGTCAGATAGAGTTTGAATCCGATGACCTTTCTGAAAGTGATAGCTACCTGTTGAAGCTGCTGATGGATCACTTGCCTCACAGTATCTTTTTTAAAGATCGGGAGAGTCGTTTTATACGGATCAACCAAACGTGTGCTGAGAAATTTGGCCTGGAAAATCCCGGGGAAGCAGTAGGTAAAACTGATTTCGATTTCTTTCAAGATGAACATGCACAACAAGCCCTGGAAGATGAAAAATATGTTCTCCGTTCAGGAAAACCGATTATTGACAAATCTGAAAGGGAAGTCTTTTCGGATGGTCAGCAGAGCGTTAAATGGGCATCTACTTCAAAAATTCCAATGTACGGTGTAAACGGTGAGATTATTGGGACGTTTGGAATCACAAAAGACATCACAAAAAGTAAACGGCAGCAAGATGAACTGAATGAAACGATCGATATTATCAGTGATCAGAATAACCGGTTCCAAAATTTTGCGCACATCGTTTCTCATAACCTAAGGAATCACGCCGGGAATATTACCATGATTCTGTCTCTTGTAGAAGTAGCCGAATCTGACCAGGAGCTGGACGAACTGCTTGCTCATTTAACTACCGCCTCGGATCGTCTTAACGAAACGATTGAAGATTTAAACGAGATAGTAGATAGTCAGTCCAAATCTGATTACGATTTAAAGCCGGTAAATCTATTTACAGTATATCAAAAAGTGAAAGATATTTTGTCTACGGAGATCATGATTCACAATGTGGATTTTGAGTCGTTGATTCCGGAAGAATTTGAAGTACACTACAATCAAGCCTACATGGAGAGTATTTTATTAAACCTGATGTCAAACGCCATCAAATACAGACATCCAAAGCGTAATCCCGTAATCGGGGTTAAAGTCTATCAAAGTGAGAGTGGTCCGGTTCTTAAAGTAACAGACAACGGTGTTGGTATTGATTTGGATAAGTATGGCGAGAAACTGTTTGGGATGTACAACACTTTTCACAGTAATAAAAATTCTAAGGGAATTGGCCTCTACATCACCAAGAATCAGGTAGAGAGCCTTGGGGGCTGTATTGAGGTAGACAGTAAACCGGATAAAGGAACGACATTTACCGTTTATTTTGGATCCTGACTCCCATTTTATCTGAATTTCTGCGTTATTACCTCTTGATTACTCATTCATTTAATCAATCAGGTTCATTCTAAATGGAAACCCATCCGGCAGAAACCAGAGTCCCTTTTTATAAACGGTGGTCATTTTATCTGATCTCCGCACTTGGGTTGATTGCACTTCTCCTGTTTCTATTTTTGGCTTCCGTAATTGCTCTTCGATGGGTCAATCCGTCTGCCACAAGCTTTACGCTGCAACAGGATTGGACGGAATTACAAACTGAGCGATACAGTTTAAAAGAGTTCTGGGTGCCGGCCGAAGAAATTCCTGAGCATATGAAATGGGCCGTGATTGCATCCGAAGATCAGTTGTTTTGGGACCACAGCGGATTTGATATGGAGTCTATTCGTGAGGCCTGGGAGGAGAGGCAAAGCGGAGAGCGAACGCGTGGGGCCAGCACCATAACCCAGCAGGTTGCCAAGAATCTCTACCTCTCACCGTCTCAGTCATTTTTAAGAAAAGGTATTGAGGCTGGCATAACCCTGTCAATTGAACTTTTTTGGAGCAAAGAGCGAATTATAGAAGTCTACCTGAACATTGCCGAATTTGGTCCCGGAATATTTGGTATCGGCAAAGCTGCCGATGAGTTCTGGGGAATAAACGGATCAGAAATTACTCCCGAAATGGCTTCTCGTCTTGCAGCTGTACTTCCGAGCCCGAAACGGATGAGGGTAGAACCTCCATCACCTTTTGCAGAAGAAAGAAGCGTATGGATTCTCCGACAAATGACGCAACTAAGCGGCATTGCATACTATCAAACGGACGATCCGGATGAGATTCCTGATGAATTTGATGATATCGATCCACTTCTGTTGGAAACTGAATTTGAAATGGATCAATACCTCACTTCAGAAGAGCGGGATACGACCTCATCGGATAGCAGTGATGATCAGGAGCTCAATGAGATGGATTTACCCGATTCACTGCTTCAGATATCCGAACCGGACACAACCGCAACTATTCCCGATTCGATCAAATCTTTTTAAAATCCAAAACCGGATTCGCATCGCAATCGATACTATTGATCTCTCAGCCTTCCCAAAATAAACAGCTCAACCTTAGTTCTCCAGCAAGCGCCGGTTTCTGGATATTACGGTCTTGGACCGGTTTTTGAGTAATTCCGTAGCATCCATCAACATCTGCTCGTTACTTGGAAACGAAACAGCACGACCGCCGATAATTTCTGCCGTCTCTTCAGAAAGGGCATCACTGTTTCCTTTCGCCTCTCCATAACGATGTTCAAAAACCGCTTCAACAGAGGCTGTTTCCGTTCGAAGCAGCTGGTCGGTTTTCAGATCATAAAAATCCAGAGAGCCTGCAACGAATGCCGTTTTGGACTGTTCAGATTCCGTAATTTCGGCCGTAACTGTAACCATGTTGGGTACTCGAATATCCGTACCGGTTGAATCTTTTTTCACATTCCCGTCATCATCATACTCGTACCGCATACCATCCTGTATCTCTTTCGACTCTGAATAGACTTTTCGCTCCACCGTTTCGGGTGAAAAAGAGATCTCTGTAATATTCAAAATCAGAAAATAGTCGTACTCCGTATTTTCATTTTCGTACGTATCGAAGTTTAACCAATGGGTATTAAGATCTTTCAGTGTGGTTTTTTTCATCTCCACATCGAAAAAATCGGGCAGTACCATACCGGAGTTATTCTCTATAAAGTAGAGCGCGTGGTTCATTCCTAATTGATGGCTCTCAGCCAGTTTTTGGTCTACATCTTCAAAACCGGGATAGATCTCTGCAGCCGTATCAAATTCATAATAAGCCTGACGGGCACTCATTTTATCGCCGCGCTCCAGAAAATCGAGGCCTCTGTTGTAAGAAACCTCCGCAGCGGCCATTTTTGATTCCACAATCTGGTTATCATAATTGTAGAACGTAAACTCATTCCGGATTTGAGAAGGAAGTCTACGGACCTTGTTTTGTCTCCAGTTAAGCTGCTCATAGAGCTCATAAATTTCGACCCAGCTCTCTTCGCGCCCCTCAAGTTCCAAAAACTCAATTCGTTCCTTATCGAACATATTGGCCAGTTCGAACGCCTCCTTTAACACACCCAGTTCTTTAGAGTTATTGGGTTTTTTCATCAGCTTCTCAGTGGCCCGGTCAATGGCCTGGTCATACTGACCGCGTTCGAGCATTTTTTGCGAAGACGTGCACGAGATCAATAAAAATGAGAACAGCAGGAGATAGCTTAATTTTTTCATGAACACCACCTTATGTTTTAATTGAGCACAGATTACTAAAAAACAGTTGTAAAAGCCAACATTTTGAAAACTGAAACGTCAATTATGTTCCTCTGTTAAAACTGTTTAATCTCGCTTTTTTTCCGCGCCAATCATCTTGTATATTTGTTTAAAACAAACTCATGATGCAAGATAAGGTTCAGCTTTCAGTTATACTTACCACACATGCCCGGAAGGCACATTTTAAAGACCTTCTTACCAAAACCACGGAATTTGGCATACCCGGAATTGAGATCATTATCATTAATGATGCGGCTGATATTGAAACCTCTCAGTTTATTCATCAAACCCTGAACACGGCAAACAGTGATAGGGTCTATCTTTTTGAGCATGAATCGCCGGCAGGCCGCGGCAATTCTCTAAATGAGGCAATTTTACAATCAACTGCTCCATTGATGTGGGCACCTCTGCAGGCCGAACGTCTGAATGAATCTCTGCTCACTGAAGCCATCCGTCGATATAAATCTGATCCGGCCGGTATCTGGGTTTTAGATTACACATTTCCGAACTCTTTGAAAGGTTGGATTAGTGGCGCCACCGAGGGTGATTTGCCATCAGACGGCTGTCTGATCTGGAATCGAAGTGTATTGCAGGGTTCTGAACTTTTTTTTAATCCGCATCTTCAAAACTTGCACGGTGCAGAACTTGCAATGAGACTGCATCAGCACAATGCCTGGCATCAGACCGATCCATTTTTTGTGGTATCAGAGAGCCAGTCCGTTCATGCTTCTGCTTCAGATATTCGCGAATTTCTTTTTTCAGCCATGCGAATTTCAGACAGTGACGAGGAGCAGAACCAATTAATTGAACTGCTAAAAAACGTCAAATCGGACGAGAGCATGGCACAGTCTGAAGATGACCTGTTGGTGAAGGCACGTCAACTGCTAATGCAGGGTGATGCTAATAAATCGCTCGATATCGTCAACAAGTTGTTGAAAAAAGAGCCGGATCACTACGAGGCTTTTCGGATCAAAATTCAATCTCTTGAAAAACTTCGGCGACATGTTGAAGCTGCTGAGTTGAAGCATTCCCTGCATAAACTGGAAAGCAGGCCGCAGTCTCAGGCTGAACTCTTCCGGGAAGAAACTGAAAAGAAAAAGATCGCCGAACCCGAAAAAATATCCCTCAGCATTATCATCCCTACAACAGGACGAGGCAAGGGTCTGCTGGAAGACACGTTGGTTCACCTGGACCAGATTACAGATTCTGATTCATCTGAACTGATCGTCATCGATAATGCCAGTATTGACGACACGTTTGAGTATCTGCATCAGCTTAAAGAAGATGATTTTTTAAATATCAACGTGATAACCAACCCGAACAACCGCGGGTTTGGTTCTTCTGTTAATCAGGGCCTGGAAGCCGCAAAAGGTGAGCACGTTCTGGTTATGCACAACGATGTTCATCCCGGTGAAAACTGCATTCAGACCCTGGTAGAAGTTCTTAAAAAGAGTAGTGATGCAGGACTTGTAGCACCGGTTATTCAATCTGATAAGGAATCGCCGGATACTCCGGATGAAGAAATCTCAGATGCCGATGTGGTAGACAGTTGCTGTTTTATGATCAACAATCAATCCGGTTTTCGGTTTGATGAGGAGTACAGACTTTGCCATTTCGATATGGAGGACTTTTGCTTTCAAATTTTAGATTCAGGTCATAAGATTTTAGTAGCCAACCGGGCTGCGGTAACTCATCAAAAAGGGCGCACTCTGGATATGATGGGAATTTCTCTTGTACCGCACTTAAAATGGAAAAACCGGAAACGATATTTCGAAAAGTGGGATGGAGAACCGTCTTTTTCAATGCCAAATCAGGGATCACATCCCGATCGGTTTGAAATGCTGGGAATGCCGGAAGATCCCCTTCAGCCCGAACCGGAGTGGATTCATCTTGTTCAGGATTATCTGACGGATGAAATAAAAACGGAAATTCTGCGAACGGATTGGAATGATCGGGAACTGATGACTATCGTTTCGGCACTGCTGATTGCAGATGAACGGGAGCTGCTCCGCACACTGGAAGACAGACTGGACGACATTCAGCTTCCGCCGGCTCTCCTGATTCTTTTTGTCCACTACTATTTTGGAAAAAATATCTATTCACGCTGTAAACACTACCTGGAAAAGGCCGGGAATTCTCACCCTGTTTTTGACCTGTTCCGCCTTAAAATTCATGTAGCTGATAAAGAGACCGAGGCAGCAGCCCCTTTACTTACCAAGATGCTGAAACTGTACCCCGCCAGCCCGGATCTGTTTTACCTTGCCGGAGAACTCTACAAGCAGACGGGAGAAAATGAAGAGGCAGAGTCTTTCCATAAAATGGCTGCACAAATGGATCCTTACCGATTTTCGCCGGAAGAGAATACCATCGAGTTCACGCTGTAGGCGAGTTTAAAGTACACCCCCTTTGAAGGGGGAAGCGAACGCAGTGAGCAAGGGGGATGATTAGCTGAATTTCAGATTAGTTCTCACATTCATTATGTAATTTCAAACTAACTTTATTGAATACCCCTCTAAATATCTCCTTACCAAAACTTTAAGTGTCTACCCCTTCAATTCAACCAGTTGGAGCAACTGGCGTAAATCTTTCACTTTTCTTTGCTGACCGGTTTTGCTGTAGGAGTGTATCAGGTTACGAATACATCGTGCCAGGATCTCAATCTCGTCTGCTTTTTTCAAGTGATCGGGTCGGGGTTCCACACCATTTTTTTTCAGAAAGTAGTAGCACTGATCATAGCTCACAATTGATCCCCCATCAAACGGATCTATTATAACTCCTTCACTTGGGCTCTCAAAAAGAATCAGAAAATGAATAGGCATATTCACCCCATAGAATGGGAGATTTAGTCGCCGGGCCAGAAAAATCACAATGAGCCCCAGCATAATAGGTACTCCTTTTCGCCTGTCAATCACGCGATCCATCAAAGAATTTTCAGGATGATGGTAGTTGGCTGCGTCCCCTCTAAACCTGAGCTCACGAAAAACATACTGCAACATAATGTGCATTTTTTCACGGAGAGAAGGAGTGTAGGCAATATCAGAACTGATCTGCTGTGCTAGCTTATCCAGCTTCCTCGAATAATTTTCGGCTCGCAAGGTGGGTGTGCCAAATTTTGACAACTTTAGAACAGCTTTCTCCAATTGACGGCTGTTATGAATTCCCTCATCCATCAGATCTGCAAACTCTTCGAGAAGTGAGCCGATCGTGATGTTGTAGATAATGTTGTTAATAATCTCCTTTTCCGATTCACCGACCGTTTCGCTTTTATGCTGATCCAATAATGGAACTGCATCTTCACCCAATTCTCTCAGCCGACTGTGTACACCGGATTGTACTTCGGGATCAGGATCATCCAGTAGAAAAATCAATGATTCTATTTCGGACTTTGTTGCCATATAAAACTTCAGTTATTGCCTAAAAACACTCATTACAACGGATAAAACCGCCTTATGATTCATCAAAAGATACAGTTCTTTCCACTCAATGGTTAGTACATCAAAATTAAATTGAGACAGACCGATCTCTCTTCGATTTTTTATATCTTACAAGCTTCAAATTTGGACTTAAATTATGATCATGAATGTAGGTATTCCTTCGGAAATTCATCCGCTCAAAAAAGTAATTGTTCACACGCCGGGCCACGAAGTCTCACTGGTTAATCCGGTCATTAAAGACGAACTCCTTTTTGATGATATCATCTTTGAAAATGACGCCAGGCAGGAGCATCTGGATATGCTCAAAATCTTCAAGGCGGCAATGCCGGAAGACGGTGAAGTGATTGAAATTCTGGACCTGGCATTGAAATGTTTCCGGGAAGAATCCGTTCGCGAAGAGTTTATCGAACTAATGATTAAGGAGCTGCCGTACGAGAATATTCATACCATTCAATCCGATCTGAAAGAACTTCCCGCCGAAAAACTGCTTCAGTTTGTTGTAGAGGGCTCCATTCCTCCTAAACGCGCATTCAATCTGAATCCGGCTCCGAACCTTTTATTCACGCGTGATTTATCAGCAGTGGTGGGGGATCATATCATTTTGTCTCGCGCTGCAAAAAAAGCACGCGCCCGTGAGTTCCTTCTGATGAATATGATTGTAAAGCATCATCCGCTTTTTAGCGAAGTAAAGAACAACACCATCAACATAACCGGCAATCAATCTATTGAAGGTGGAGATGTGCTTGTTGCTACAGATAAAGTTGTTCTGATTGGAATGAGTGAGCGAACATCCTTCAGCGGCCTGATGAACGTTGCTGAGAAACTGATCGAAACCGGTGTGGAGCATGTACTGGCCGTTGATATTCCAAAACAGCGTTCATCCATGCATTTGGATACGATCTTTACCTTTGCCGATAAAAATGAATGTATTGTGTTTCCACCCGCAATTGAAGAGCAAAAAGATAATGTTGTAGACCTCTACGCTTCGGGTGATCACGTACAAACCCGCAGGTGCAAATCCCTGAAGGATGCTCTTGAAGAGGTAACCGAACAGGATTTTAACTTTATCAAATGCGGTGGAGAAGAGCAGATCAATCAGTACCGCGAGCAGTGGACAGACGGTGCAAATGTTTTTGCGCTGGCTCCCGGCGTAATTGTAGGATATGGACGAAATACAAAAACCTTTGAAATGATGGCTGAACACGGCTATAAGCAGATGGATCAGTACGATTTTATTGAGGAGTTCACCGACAAATCTTTCGACTATAAAAACGAGGGTAAAATCGCGATTAGCTTCCAGGGCCATGAATTGTGCCGCGGACGAGGTGGAGCACGGTGTATGACAATGCCTGTTCTTCGTTCTCAACTTTAATTGCTATAGAATCAAAATCACTTAACAGGCTATAATTTGTCATTTCCCCAATACAACATTCCTCAGGAAGAGAATTCAGACATCAAACCGGTAAAGAAGAATAACCCTTCGGCATGGACAATGACCAAGCACTTCCTTCTTTTCGTGGCGACTTTCATATGCGTTACGTTTGTGGGTATTTTTTGGGTTGGTCATACGGCAAATGTTGAATCCTATTGGGAGATGTGGCCGCAGGGAGCCATTTTTGCAGCACTGCTTCTGGCTTTTTTAGGCACCCATGAGTTTGGGCACTACTTTGCTGCCGTATACCACAACGTAAAAGTAACCTTGCCATACTTTATACCTATTCCTCTCGGTATCGGTACGATGGGAGCTGTCATCAAAATTGAAGAGAAGATCCGCGATACCAAAAAACTCTTTGATATCGGGATTTCCGGGCCCGTTGCCGGTTTTGTGGTTTCATTGGTTATTTTGATCTACGGATTTTCCACGCTTCCTGATCCTTCCTTCGTTGAAAACTTTGCCGGACATGAAGAAGTCATTTCACATGTTCAGGAAACCGGAAATTTCCCGGATGAAGCGCCTGAGCCTCAATCGGAAGAAGCCGCCACAATTCTAATTGGTGATACTATTCTCTTCTCTTTTCTGGCATCATTCTTTGATAATGTTCCTCCCATGTACGAGATGTATCACTACCCATTCCTTTTTGCAGGATGGCTTGGTCTCTTTTTTACCGCTTTAAATCTGACTCCTGTAGGGCAGCTCGATGGAGGACATATACTCTACTCGTTAATCGGGTATAAAAAACATCAACGAGTTGCACGTATCAGTTTTGGTTTTATCACTGCATTGGGAGGAATCGAGGCAATCCCATTCCTCTTCTTATCCATCGAGGAGTGGTTTCCCGGCTATGGGTATACTTCGCTAATTATTTGGGCACTTGCTCTGCTATTTCTAGTGCGAAAAGGCTTCTACGGAGAACATAAGTGGATTGCCCCTGTTTGGGCATTATCGCTCATAGTTTCTATCGCTTATCTCTATTTTTGGGTAGGAAGTTTTGCTCAATCCGGGTCATTAATATGGGTGGTATGGAGTTTCTTTCTCGTTTATTTTGTTAAAATTGAACATCCGCCGGTAATCTATGAACAGACTCTTTCTCCGGGCAGAAGACGCCTTGGATGGATCAGCATGGTTATTTTCCTGCTTTGTATCAGCCCAACGCCAATTTATTTTGTCAACTAAAGAACCAAAAAACACAATGCTAAAAAAATTAATCCCCCTTTTACTCCTGGTAACTCTTATCTCTTGCAGTAATGAGGATACCGATGTTGAAATTGATCCCAACTTAAGCCTTTCTGATCAGATTGATCAGTTGATTGATCAAAACAGGTATGAAACAGCACTCGATCTTCTGGAAGATGAAGATCCTCAAAACCCGGATACCCGATTTTTACTGGAAAAGACTCATCTGAATTATGGTCTTCACAGCATGAATACGTTCGATCAAACAGAAATGAGAACACGTATGAATAATGCTTTGATCCAGTTCACAGAGGTGCTCAAATTAAACCCTGATAACCAAATGGCGCGCGATCAGATTATTCAGATAATGGATATCTATTCAACGATACCCGATCGTCAGCCTGAACCTGAAGTACTCGAGGCTCTTCGGGAAGTCGGATTCGACTACTGATTTAGTGTATAATCTTTGGTATCAAATGCATTAGCTGATACCTTTAGAATTGAAGCGTCGTTTTAATATTTAAAACAACAGAGAACTTTGGCTAAAAAAGAATCCAAAAAAAGCGCTCCTCCCAAAATTGAGAATCGTAAGGCTCGTCACGACTATCACGTAGATGAAACGTACGAAGCGGGAATCGTATTGAAGGGTACTGAAGTGAAGTCTATACGTGAAGGTAAAGCGAGCCTGAATGAAGCATTTGCTTATTTTAAGAATGGGGAGATTTGGCTAAAAAACATGTATATCAAGCCGTACAAGTTCGGTTCTTACAGCAATCATGATGAACGCCGGGAGAGAAAGCTTCTTTTAAAAAAGCGTGAGATTCGTGAAATCGATAAGAGTATGCACCAGAAGGGATTTACCCTGGTTCCTCTTAAACTCTATTTCAAAGGGGGCTACGCCAAAGTACTGATGGGTCTGGCTCGCGGTAAAAAACAGTATGACAAGCGGGAAGACATCAAACAGAAAGATGTGCGCCGTGAACTGGATCGCAAAATCAAAGGCTCCTACAAAGTGAACCTTTAAACGATCTCCTGAAATTATACAAAAAAAGGGTGTTGCTCATCACAACACCCTTTTTTATATCAATCGAATTTAAATTCGCTTATTCTTCTTCGTCTTCAAGAAGAGCTTCAACTCTGCTTCTGAGTTCCTGATCCTGCTGAGCAGCCATTACGATATTTTGATATCGCTCGACAGATATACCGTTACTTTCGATTTTTTCCATCATCTTCTCGTCTGCTTCAGACTGAATTTCCATCAGTGCCGGTTGCAGGGTTTGAAGTTTTTCCATCTCTTCGTCAGTAACATCTACCTGATCAGCCGCTTGTGGATTTTGCATGGCCATCATCATTTGCTGAAATCGTTCAAAGGTTATGTCTTCTTTTTCAACAGCTTCAGCCATTTTTTCCTGAGCTTCAACCTGAATAGGGCCCAGTTCGTTGATCGCATTGGCAACTTGCTCTATTTCTTCATCACTTACATCATCAGATGAAGGCAGGTCCGGCATCTCTTGTTGTTGCTGTGGCGGTGGCGTTTGTTGTTGCACTTGGGCAAACAGTGAACCTGCTCCAAAGAGGATAGCTATCAGTGCGATATTTATGCTTTTAAAAAACTTCATGTAGTCTGTCTATTATTTAGTATTGATTATTCTAGGTCTATAACCTAAAATATTGGTTTTTATTATCCATTAACTTCTCTGTCAAAATCTTCTTTTTTTTCTCCAATAACAAAAAAGGCTACCAGATATAACCCTAATAGCCTTTAAAATTCGTAAAGATTTCCTGTAAGCCGAATTCTGTGTCCCGATAAATCGGGATGACAATCATTTGTCTAGGCTCCGGATCGCTCCGAAGCTCAAGCGTTCTACCCGGCTGTATAGCGACGAGAGGCGCACAGCCTGCGTGAACTTGCACCCCGTGAGGTTTACCCTGCCCCCCGACGTCACCGTGGGGGCGGTGAGCTCTTACCTCACCTTTTCACCATCACCCGTCCGGCTAAACCGGAAAGGCTGTCTGTTTTCTGTGGCACTTTCTGTCCTCTTTAAAAAAGAGACCTTCCTGTTAGGAAGCACGGTTCTCGTTGGTGTTCGGACTTTCCTCTTCCCGAC contains:
- a CDS encoding sensor histidine kinase is translated as MRDLNSWYWVWNLENQEITCSSRLLERIGVNPSRELPPHEFWEFLIDPDNQPSFFSKIEELLENPDCTAFLQYCAFKNGESPSHPIKVSGELLNGQIISGQIEFESDDLSESDSYLLKLLMDHLPHSIFFKDRESRFIRINQTCAEKFGLENPGEAVGKTDFDFFQDEHAQQALEDEKYVLRSGKPIIDKSEREVFSDGQQSVKWASTSKIPMYGVNGEIIGTFGITKDITKSKRQQDELNETIDIISDQNNRFQNFAHIVSHNLRNHAGNITMILSLVEVAESDQELDELLAHLTTASDRLNETIEDLNEIVDSQSKSDYDLKPVNLFTVYQKVKDILSTEIMIHNVDFESLIPEEFEVHYNQAYMESILLNLMSNAIKYRHPKRNPVIGVKVYQSESGPVLKVTDNGVGIDLDKYGEKLFGMYNTFHSNKNSKGIGLYITKNQVESLGGCIEVDSKPDKGTTFTVYFGS
- the mtgA gene encoding monofunctional biosynthetic peptidoglycan transglycosylase; translated protein: METHPAETRVPFYKRWSFYLISALGLIALLLFLFLASVIALRWVNPSATSFTLQQDWTELQTERYSLKEFWVPAEEIPEHMKWAVIASEDQLFWDHSGFDMESIREAWEERQSGERTRGASTITQQVAKNLYLSPSQSFLRKGIEAGITLSIELFWSKERIIEVYLNIAEFGPGIFGIGKAADEFWGINGSEITPEMASRLAAVLPSPKRMRVEPPSPFAEERSVWILRQMTQLSGIAYYQTDDPDEIPDEFDDIDPLLLETEFEMDQYLTSEERDTTSSDSSDDQELNEMDLPDSLLQISEPDTTATIPDSIKSF
- a CDS encoding glycosyltransferase, which produces MMQDKVQLSVILTTHARKAHFKDLLTKTTEFGIPGIEIIIINDAADIETSQFIHQTLNTANSDRVYLFEHESPAGRGNSLNEAILQSTAPLMWAPLQAERLNESLLTEAIRRYKSDPAGIWVLDYTFPNSLKGWISGATEGDLPSDGCLIWNRSVLQGSELFFNPHLQNLHGAELAMRLHQHNAWHQTDPFFVVSESQSVHASASDIREFLFSAMRISDSDEEQNQLIELLKNVKSDESMAQSEDDLLVKARQLLMQGDANKSLDIVNKLLKKEPDHYEAFRIKIQSLEKLRRHVEAAELKHSLHKLESRPQSQAELFREETEKKKIAEPEKISLSIIIPTTGRGKGLLEDTLVHLDQITDSDSSELIVIDNASIDDTFEYLHQLKEDDFLNINVITNPNNRGFGSSVNQGLEAAKGEHVLVMHNDVHPGENCIQTLVEVLKKSSDAGLVAPVIQSDKESPDTPDEEISDADVVDSCCFMINNQSGFRFDEEYRLCHFDMEDFCFQILDSGHKILVANRAAVTHQKGRTLDMMGISLVPHLKWKNRKRYFEKWDGEPSFSMPNQGSHPDRFEMLGMPEDPLQPEPEWIHLVQDYLTDEIKTEILRTDWNDRELMTIVSALLIADERELLRTLEDRLDDIQLPPALLILFVHYYFGKNIYSRCKHYLEKAGNSHPVFDLFRLKIHVADKETEAAAPLLTKMLKLYPASPDLFYLAGELYKQTGENEEAESFHKMAAQMDPYRFSPEENTIEFTL
- a CDS encoding DUF302 domain-containing protein; its protein translation is MKRFIPTLLALLIVTLSACTDDGMVDVKSSFGVEETGDRLEEVLKDKGMTIFDRVMHSEAAKDVGVELRETELIIFGNPKAGSPLMKCQQSVALDLPQKALVWEDSEGITWISYNHPRYLEKRHSISNCDDVLSNIEEALAAIVNEAASD
- a CDS encoding transglutaminase-like domain-containing protein, coding for MATKSEIESLIFLLDDPDPEVQSGVHSRLRELGEDAVPLLDQHKSETVGESEKEIINNIIYNITIGSLLEEFADLMDEGIHNSRQLEKAVLKLSKFGTPTLRAENYSRKLDKLAQQISSDIAYTPSLREKMHIMLQYVFRELRFRGDAANYHHPENSLMDRVIDRRKGVPIMLGLIVIFLARRLNLPFYGVNMPIHFLILFESPSEGVIIDPFDGGSIVSYDQCYYFLKKNGVEPRPDHLKKADEIEILARCIRNLIHSYSKTGQQRKVKDLRQLLQLVELKG